In Panicum virgatum strain AP13 chromosome 4N, P.virgatum_v5, whole genome shotgun sequence, a single window of DNA contains:
- the LOC120670052 gene encoding auxin-responsive protein IAA21-like — MAPPQERDYIGLSPATAATELRLGLPGTEEAEGRNAVAGTPLTLELLPKGGAKRGFADAIVRRDAAATGKAPADDEEVDKKKAQAPTAKAQVVGWPPIRSYRKNTMAMNQDCLYVKVSMDGAPYLRKVDLKMYSNYKELSLALEKMFSSFTVGDIESNGKSGREGLSDCRLMDHKNGTELVLTYKDKDGDWMLVGDVPWRMFTGSCRRLRIMKGSDAVGLAPRATEKSKNGN; from the exons ATGGCGCCTCCACAGGAGCGGGATTACATCGGgctgtcgccggcgacggcggccaccgAGCTGCGTCTGGGGCTGCCGGGCACGGAAGAGGCGGAGGGCCGCAACGCGGTGGCGGGGACGCCGCTCACCCTCGAGCTGCTTCCCAAGGGCGGGGCCAAGCGCGGATTCGCGGACGCCATCGTGCGGCGGGACGCGGCTGCAACAGGCAAGGCGCCGGCGGACGACGAGGAGGTGGACAAGAAGAAGGCGCAGGCTCCGACGGCAAA GGCACAGGTGGTAGGATGGCCACCAATCCGCAGCTACAGAAAGAACACCATGGCGATGAACCAGGATTGCCTCTATGTCAAGGTTAGCATGGATGGTGCGCCATACCTCAGGAAGGTGGACCTTAAGATGTACAGCAACTACAAAGAGCTCTCACTGGCGCTGGAGAAAATGTTCAGCTCCTTTACTGTTG GTGATATTGAATCTAACGGGAAATCAGGAAGAGAAGGATTATCTGATTGCCGACTAATGGATCATAAAAATGGCACTGAACTTGTGCTCACATATAAGGACAAGGATGGAGATTGGATGCTTGTTGGTGATGTCCCGTGGAG AATGTTCACGGGCAGCTGTAGAAGGCTCAGGATCATGAAGGGCTCAGATGCAGTGGGCCTTG CACCCAGAGCCACTGAGAAGAGCAAGAACGGTAACTAG